In Maylandia zebra isolate NMK-2024a linkage group LG12, Mzebra_GT3a, whole genome shotgun sequence, a single genomic region encodes these proteins:
- the ccnh gene encoding cyclin-H isoform X1, producing the protein MFHNSSQKKYWIFKSEDELEHMRCKANQKFRNKALESGKKPGVSESMFLQRHEEDVLFRHYERRLLEFCNAFKPTMPKSVVGTALMYFRRFYLSNSVMEYHPRIIMLTCTYLACKVDEFNVSCTQFVGNLVQETPAGQERVLEQILEYELLLIQQLNFHLVVHNPYRPMEGLLIDLKTRYPTLESPESLRKTADDFLTQAAMTDAGLLFSPSQIALTAILNSASRAGLNMESYLTQCLGLKEEKETLSKMYDSMRRMKTLLKKYEPPKLEEVNISKQRLERIHAEFASSSNKRKRGYEEDGHVAKEPRLVEEEWTDEDLI; encoded by the exons ATGTTTCACAACAGCTCCCAGAAGAAATACTGGATTTTTAAAAGTGAAGATGAACTCGAGCATATGAGGTGCAAGGCTAATCAGAAATTCCGCAACAAGGCCCTAGAAAGTGGGAAG AAGCCCGGGGTGAGTGAGTCCATGTTCTTGCAGCGTCATGAGGAAGACGTCCTATTTCGGCACTATGAGAGGAGGCTGCTGGAATTCTGCAATGCTTTTAAGCCCACAATGCCAAAGTCTGTGGtg GGTACAGCCCTCATGTACTTCAGGAGATTCTACCTGAGCAACTCCGTCATGGAGTACCACCCCAGGATTATCAT GCTGACGTGTACATACCTGGCCTGCAAAGTAGATGAATTCAATGTGTCCTGCACCCAGTTTGTGGGCAATCTTGTACAGGAGACCCCAGCAGGACAAGAAAGGGTTCTGGAGCAGATCCTGGAGTATGAGCTACTGCTAATCCAGCAGCTCAACTTTCATTTGGTGGTCCACAACCCCTACAGACCCATGGAAGGTCTGCTCATCGACCTCAAG ACCCGGTACCCTACACTGGAAAGCCCAGAGTCACTGAGGAAGACTGCCGATGACTTTCTGACACAGGCAGCTATGACAGATGCAGGACtacttttttctccctcccagATCGCTCTGACAGCTATTCTGAACAGCGCCTCGAGAGCCGGTCTTAACATGGAGAG TTACCTGACCCAGTGCTTAGGACTGAAAGAGGAGAAGGAGACGCTCTCAAAGATGTACGACTCCATGAGAC gaaTGAAAACCCTCCTGAAGAAATATGAGCCTCCTAAACTAGAGGAGGTGAATATTTCCAAACAGAGGCTGGAGAGGATTCATGCCGAATTTGCCAGTTCAAGCAA CAAACGAAAGAGAGGATATGAAGAAGATGGCCATGTAGCAAAAGAACCACGGTTGGTAGAAGAG gaaTGGACTGATGAAGACCTCATCTAG
- the ccnh gene encoding cyclin-H isoform X2, with translation MFHNSSQKKYWIFKSEDELEHMRCKANQKFRNKALESGKPGVSESMFLQRHEEDVLFRHYERRLLEFCNAFKPTMPKSVVGTALMYFRRFYLSNSVMEYHPRIIMLTCTYLACKVDEFNVSCTQFVGNLVQETPAGQERVLEQILEYELLLIQQLNFHLVVHNPYRPMEGLLIDLKTRYPTLESPESLRKTADDFLTQAAMTDAGLLFSPSQIALTAILNSASRAGLNMESYLTQCLGLKEEKETLSKMYDSMRRMKTLLKKYEPPKLEEVNISKQRLERIHAEFASSSNKRKRGYEEDGHVAKEPRLVEEEWTDEDLI, from the exons ATGTTTCACAACAGCTCCCAGAAGAAATACTGGATTTTTAAAAGTGAAGATGAACTCGAGCATATGAGGTGCAAGGCTAATCAGAAATTCCGCAACAAGGCCCTAGAAAGTGGGAAG CCCGGGGTGAGTGAGTCCATGTTCTTGCAGCGTCATGAGGAAGACGTCCTATTTCGGCACTATGAGAGGAGGCTGCTGGAATTCTGCAATGCTTTTAAGCCCACAATGCCAAAGTCTGTGGtg GGTACAGCCCTCATGTACTTCAGGAGATTCTACCTGAGCAACTCCGTCATGGAGTACCACCCCAGGATTATCAT GCTGACGTGTACATACCTGGCCTGCAAAGTAGATGAATTCAATGTGTCCTGCACCCAGTTTGTGGGCAATCTTGTACAGGAGACCCCAGCAGGACAAGAAAGGGTTCTGGAGCAGATCCTGGAGTATGAGCTACTGCTAATCCAGCAGCTCAACTTTCATTTGGTGGTCCACAACCCCTACAGACCCATGGAAGGTCTGCTCATCGACCTCAAG ACCCGGTACCCTACACTGGAAAGCCCAGAGTCACTGAGGAAGACTGCCGATGACTTTCTGACACAGGCAGCTATGACAGATGCAGGACtacttttttctccctcccagATCGCTCTGACAGCTATTCTGAACAGCGCCTCGAGAGCCGGTCTTAACATGGAGAG TTACCTGACCCAGTGCTTAGGACTGAAAGAGGAGAAGGAGACGCTCTCAAAGATGTACGACTCCATGAGAC gaaTGAAAACCCTCCTGAAGAAATATGAGCCTCCTAAACTAGAGGAGGTGAATATTTCCAAACAGAGGCTGGAGAGGATTCATGCCGAATTTGCCAGTTCAAGCAA CAAACGAAAGAGAGGATATGAAGAAGATGGCCATGTAGCAAAAGAACCACGGTTGGTAGAAGAG gaaTGGACTGATGAAGACCTCATCTAG